CGCCACCGCCACGGCCACCGCGACCGCGTCCGTCCCGGCGGCCGGCACCCGGAGCGCGTTCTCCGCGCTGCAGGCCGAGACCGCGGACGCGCAGGCCGGCACGCAGGTCGAGGGCAGCTCCGTGGCGTACGTCGCGAACGGCGACTGGCTGCGCTTCGACAACGTGGCGTTCGGCAACGACCCGGTCCGGCAGTTCACGGTCCGGGCCGCGTCCGGCGCGCCGGCCGGCGTCTCCGGCCTGATCGAGGTGCGCCTCGACGCGCGCTCCGCCGCGCCGGTGGGCACGATCGCGGTCGGCGGCACCGGCGGCTGGCAGTCCTGGCGCTCGATCGCCGGCGCGCTCGGCGGCGCCGGCGTCACCGGCACCCACACGGTCTTCCTGACGTTCGCCAGCGGCCAGCCGGCCGACTTCGTGAACGTCGACTGGCTTCAGTTCGCCCGCTGATCACCCGCATCCGCCGGGACCCGGCCGCAGTGGGCGGCGGCCGGTCCCCATGCCACAACTGTGGGCAGTGGCCGATCCCTCCGGGGTGGCGGGAGCGGGTGGGGCGGGGTTGATGGCGGCACCCGGCATCGTCGATCGGTCAGGATCGGCGGGCCGGGTGCCGCCGCTCTTCGCCGGGCCGGCGGCGATAATTCTCCTCCGGGTGGTGTCCGGTTCCGGCGGGTGGCTCCGACGTCTCCGCTGCAACCGGCACACCGACGCACCGGAGGAGATCCGCGATGAAGTACATGATCCTCAGCTACGCCGCGCAGCTCGACTACGACGAGATGGGTGGCCGGGACACCGGGCGGCCCGCCTGGACACCGGAGGAGATGGCCGCGATGGGCGAGTTCATGACCGCGTTCAACCAGCGGCTGGCCGAGTCCGGCGAGCTGGTCGAGACGCGCGCGCTCGCCGCGCCGGTGCTCACCCGCCGGGTCGCGCCGAACCTGGCGACCGGGCTGCCGGTCGTCACGGACGGGCCGTACGCGGAGACCCAGGAGGTCCTCGCCGGCTACTGGATCGTCGACGTGGACGGCATCGACC
This genomic window from Catenuloplanes niger contains:
- a CDS encoding YciI family protein; translation: MKYMILSYAAQLDYDEMGGRDTGRPAWTPEEMAAMGEFMTAFNQRLAESGELVETRALAAPVLTRRVAPNLATGLPVVTDGPYAETQEVLAGYWIVDVDGIDRATEIAAMLNDTPAPAHIRAGAYADVRPLMDERAELLEP